A region of Pirellulales bacterium DNA encodes the following proteins:
- a CDS encoding carbohydrate porin: MSFRGVQQGFLCCLLLLWGVRGLSASPAATSCTTAPECVDPCQIDCPSPSWCEQPYLTGDWCGYRSSLAESGIVFDLNVGQFYYGVTSGGLERTFEYAGHGDYVANADLGKLLGCQGLFLKLRAEHRFGQSIGDAAGVLIAPTIATDLPRPEDDNLYLTNVLFTQALSENFAVFAGKTDTLDGDLNAFAHGRGMRQFSNFGLVANPVTLRTIPYSTLGAGFVILRELEPIFTFTVLNAKNTIDSDGFSELFAEGVAIATEARLPTTFFGLPGHQLFGGTWNSRDVVSLEQSPGFLLPNVPIARASDSWSLYYNFDQYLVVDPQDPKRGWGVFGRAGIADQNTNPLSAFLSAGVGGSSWLANRARDTFGAGWFYVFTSEEIGPDLLPALGLVGDSQGVELFYNIEVTPWFHLTPDLQVLMPARQNLDTALLVGLRGVVTF; the protein is encoded by the coding sequence ATGTCCTTTCGTGGTGTCCAGCAAGGATTCTTATGCTGTCTCCTACTTTTGTGGGGGGTAAGAGGTCTATCCGCCAGCCCTGCTGCGACATCATGCACGACAGCTCCGGAATGTGTCGATCCCTGCCAAATTGACTGCCCCTCGCCTAGTTGGTGCGAACAACCGTACCTCACGGGGGACTGGTGCGGGTATCGGAGTTCCCTGGCGGAATCGGGGATCGTTTTTGACCTCAATGTGGGGCAATTTTATTACGGTGTTACCAGTGGCGGTCTGGAACGGACTTTTGAATACGCGGGGCACGGCGACTACGTGGCCAATGCCGATCTGGGCAAACTGCTAGGTTGCCAGGGGTTATTCCTAAAGCTGCGGGCGGAACATCGCTTTGGCCAATCGATCGGCGACGCGGCGGGAGTTTTAATCGCACCCACGATCGCAACGGATTTGCCCAGGCCAGAAGACGATAATCTGTATCTAACAAATGTCTTATTCACGCAGGCATTATCCGAGAATTTTGCGGTGTTTGCCGGCAAAACCGACACGCTGGATGGGGACCTTAACGCTTTTGCCCATGGCCGAGGCATGCGGCAATTTTCAAATTTTGGATTGGTGGCCAATCCCGTCACCTTGCGAACGATCCCTTATTCCACCTTGGGGGCGGGATTTGTCATTTTGAGGGAGTTAGAGCCAATATTTACCTTTACCGTGCTCAACGCCAAGAACACAATCGATTCGGACGGGTTTAGCGAATTATTTGCCGAAGGGGTGGCTATTGCCACGGAAGCGCGGCTGCCGACAACTTTTTTTGGGCTTCCTGGACACCAACTGTTTGGCGGCACATGGAATAGCCGCGATGTCGTTTCACTAGAGCAGTCGCCAGGCTTTTTATTACCTAATGTTCCCATCGCCCGCGCCAGCGACTCTTGGTCCTTGTATTACAATTTTGATCAATACTTGGTGGTAGATCCGCAAGATCCCAAACGGGGTTGGGGCGTCTTTGGCCGGGCGGGCATCGCCGATCAAAATACAAATCCCCTATCAGCTTTTCTAAGCGCGGGAGTGGGGGGGAGCAGTTGGCTGGCAAATCGCGCGCGCGACACCTTTGGGGCGGGATGGTTCTATGTGTTTACCAGCGAAGAGATCGGACCCGACCTGCTCCCCGCGCTAGGACTTGTGGGAGACAGCCAGGGCGTGGAGTTGTTTTACAACATTGAAGTGACCCCCTGGTTTCATTTAACCCCGGATTTGCAGGTGCTCATGCCAGCCCGCCAAAACCTGGATACGGCGTTGTTGGTGGGTTTGCGGGGCGTGGTGACATTTTAA